In Calothrix sp. PCC 7507, one DNA window encodes the following:
- a CDS encoding GNAT family N-acetyltransferase — translation MKARYGEFLIRNWEQGDRTAAAAVISYVLSEYGLGWEPNGADRDVLQVEECYLATGGEFWVIEHQSQVIGTGAYYPVHRGEKAVEIRKMYILPSARGLGLGKYLLQQLETAIAARGFQQIWIETASVLVEAVKLYESKGYEPATGVETTRCDRVYVKFLQQPKT, via the coding sequence ATGAAAGCTAGGTATGGTGAATTTTTGATTCGTAACTGGGAGCAGGGCGATCGCACAGCCGCAGCCGCAGTCATCAGTTATGTACTATCAGAATATGGACTGGGTTGGGAACCAAATGGTGCAGACCGCGATGTGTTGCAAGTCGAAGAGTGTTACTTAGCAACAGGTGGTGAATTTTGGGTAATTGAACACCAAAGCCAGGTAATAGGTACTGGGGCGTACTACCCTGTTCATCGTGGCGAAAAAGCCGTAGAAATCCGTAAAATGTATATTTTACCCAGCGCCAGAGGATTAGGATTAGGAAAATATTTGTTACAACAACTAGAAACAGCGATCGCCGCCCGTGGTTTTCAGCAAATTTGGATTGAAACTGCCAGTGTTTTGGTGGAAGCAGTCAAATTATATGAAAGCAAGGGTTATGAACCAGCAACGGGTGTAGAAACAACAAGGTGCGATCGCGTCTATGTGAAATTCCTTCAGCAACCAAAAACTTAA
- a CDS encoding VOC family protein, whose amino-acid sequence MKLQFTHIRLLVSNYQNSFLFYRDVLQLDVDWGNENSGYAEFSTGNIKLALFPKDLMTQVTASTEPPSSFPSQDKITLIFAVDDVDEVCQQLKDSYATIVTSPADRSDWGIRTAHFRDPDGNLIEIFSNLGIVT is encoded by the coding sequence ATGAAACTTCAGTTCACACACATTCGACTGCTTGTTTCCAACTACCAAAATTCTTTTTTGTTCTACCGTGACGTGCTGCAATTGGATGTCGATTGGGGCAATGAAAATAGCGGATATGCTGAGTTTAGTACTGGAAATATTAAGCTAGCTTTATTCCCAAAAGATTTAATGACTCAAGTAACCGCAAGTACTGAGCCACCTTCGTCTTTCCCCAGTCAAGATAAAATAACCTTGATTTTTGCAGTAGATGATGTAGATGAGGTATGTCAGCAACTCAAAGACAGCTATGCTACAATTGTCACATCACCAGCAGATCGCTCAGACTGGGGAATTCGCACGGCTCATTTTCGTGACCCTGATGGCAATTTAATCGAAATATTCAGCAATCTGGGTATTGTGACTTGA
- a CDS encoding ComF family protein produces the protein MIYGKNALKGLLNLFLQSHCPLCQRSTDRELCLYCERQLQTCHLQDPNSRWQEAIPVFSWGVYGGTLKRAIAAMKYENQPQIAHLLGQWLGEAWLLNSPKSDTHLVVVPIPLHASKLKQRGYNQAALIAQSFCQTTGLKLKLDGLERVRETKAQFGLSLSEREKNLTAAFAVGKGLSRYSNPLVLLVDDIYTTGATAASAVQTLGQCGIGFLGLAAVATTVKDT, from the coding sequence GTGATTTATGGCAAAAATGCACTCAAAGGCTTACTTAACCTTTTTCTCCAATCCCATTGTCCGCTGTGTCAACGCTCCACAGATCGTGAACTTTGCTTATACTGTGAGCGACAATTGCAAACGTGTCACCTTCAAGACCCTAATTCACGGTGGCAAGAAGCGATACCAGTATTTAGTTGGGGGGTATATGGTGGTACCTTAAAAAGAGCGATCGCCGCGATGAAATACGAAAACCAACCCCAAATCGCTCATCTTTTGGGTCAATGGTTAGGGGAAGCATGGTTATTAAATTCACCAAAATCTGATACACATTTGGTAGTTGTTCCCATCCCACTCCACGCCAGCAAGCTCAAGCAACGTGGCTATAACCAAGCGGCGTTGATAGCACAAAGCTTTTGCCAAACAACTGGTTTAAAATTAAAACTCGATGGCTTGGAACGAGTCCGAGAAACTAAAGCACAGTTTGGTTTATCGTTATCCGAGCGAGAAAAAAACTTAACTGCAGCTTTTGCTGTGGGAAAAGGATTAAGCCGTTATTCAAATCCCCTAGTGCTATTAGTGGACGATATTTATACCACTGGTGCTACTGCTGCTTCCGCAGTGCAAACACTTGGTCAGTGTGGAATTGGGTTCTTGGGGCTAGCAGCAGTCGCTACCACTGTAAAAGACACATAA
- the cobS gene encoding adenosylcobinamide-GDP ribazoletransferase, with protein sequence MTKQHQWWKRLIASIIFYSSIPMPYVHDLEFGQVAQLAPLVGLMIGGILGLCDEGMNYLGMPVLTRSALVISIWMGITGGLHLDGTMDTADGLAVGDPKRRLEVMADSATGAFGAMAAIALILLKTTALTDIGENRWLVLMAACGWGRWGQQLAIARYPYLKPTGKGALHKQAIRSYQDLLPGLLLLFGLSGLGFLLNSQRLFLAMGMIFAGSAIATLTGAWFNHKLGGHTGDTYGAVVEWTEALFLCVLTIL encoded by the coding sequence ATGACGAAGCAGCATCAGTGGTGGAAAAGGTTGATTGCAAGTATTATATTTTACAGCAGTATTCCCATGCCCTATGTACACGATTTAGAATTTGGTCAGGTGGCACAGCTTGCTCCACTTGTAGGACTGATGATTGGGGGAATTTTAGGGCTATGCGATGAGGGGATGAATTATTTGGGTATGCCAGTGCTAACCCGTAGTGCTTTGGTAATAAGTATTTGGATGGGCATAACTGGAGGACTACACTTAGATGGCACAATGGATACTGCCGACGGCTTGGCAGTAGGCGACCCAAAACGGCGACTAGAAGTGATGGCAGATAGTGCGACTGGTGCATTTGGAGCAATGGCAGCGATCGCCTTAATTTTACTAAAAACTACGGCATTAACTGATATAGGGGAAAATCGTTGGTTAGTGTTAATGGCGGCTTGTGGGTGGGGACGCTGGGGACAACAGCTAGCGATCGCCCGATATCCTTACTTGAAACCAACTGGCAAAGGCGCATTGCACAAACAAGCCATTCGTTCCTATCAGGATTTATTACCGGGACTGCTGCTGTTGTTTGGTTTGAGTGGTTTAGGTTTTTTGCTAAATAGCCAGCGCCTATTTTTAGCAATGGGAATGATATTCGCAGGAAGTGCGATCGCCACTTTAACAGGTGCCTGGTTCAACCACAAACTAGGCGGACATACAGGAGACACCTACGGCGCGGTCGTAGAGTGGACTGAAGCCCTATTTCTGTGCGTGCTGACTATTCTTTAG
- a CDS encoding PPC domain-containing protein — MISKVFVAGLKKVIIVPAILLTIGMSTRAAFAQNKLYSPIPLASSTEFTDTLSDKDIPTGQGGFARDYTVKLNKGDNLAVDLASENFDSIITLLAPDGGTLAENDDGPDGSSNSLLFTRVVESGTYIIRVRSFGETGVGKFKLKVTKLQPIK, encoded by the coding sequence ATGATCAGCAAAGTTTTTGTGGCAGGATTGAAAAAAGTAATTATTGTTCCTGCGATATTACTGACAATTGGTATGAGTACAAGAGCAGCTTTTGCTCAAAATAAGTTATATAGTCCTATTCCTTTAGCTTCTAGTACAGAATTTACCGATACGCTTTCAGACAAAGATATTCCCACAGGTCAAGGTGGATTCGCCCGTGATTATACGGTGAAGTTGAATAAGGGCGATAATTTAGCTGTTGATTTAGCCTCTGAAAATTTTGACAGCATTATCACACTGCTAGCACCCGATGGAGGAACGTTAGCAGAAAATGACGACGGGCCCGATGGGAGCAGTAATTCTCTACTGTTTACCCGAGTTGTAGAAAGCGGGACGTATATCATTCGCGTCCGGTCTTTTGGCGAAACAGGGGTGGGGAAATTTAAACTTAAGGTGACAAAGTTGCAACCGATTAAGTGA
- a CDS encoding Uma2 family endonuclease, with protein MQNTETTLQLRLWTVEDYHRMAEAGIFGAEERVELLEGKIIWMIAKGTAHRSAVGRTYKLLENRLGDRACISIQDPVKLNERSELEPDVAVVKIDPLDYADHHPTPSEVYFIIEVADSSLKLDCETKAKAYSKAGIIDYWVLDVVGRQLHVFRQPAEDGYQSEETLSEDSTISPLEFPDLQIGVFEMLPLVVKL; from the coding sequence ATGCAAAACACAGAAACGACGCTACAACTTCGCCTGTGGACAGTTGAGGACTACCACCGGATGGCGGAGGCGGGAATTTTTGGTGCAGAGGAACGGGTGGAACTGCTAGAAGGAAAGATAATTTGGATGATTGCTAAAGGAACAGCCCATCGATCTGCAGTGGGGAGAACATATAAGTTATTAGAAAACCGTTTAGGTGATCGGGCTTGCATATCCATTCAAGACCCAGTTAAGTTAAATGAACGGTCAGAGCTAGAGCCAGATGTTGCTGTTGTGAAAATAGACCCTTTGGACTATGCAGACCATCATCCTACGCCTTCTGAGGTTTATTTTATTATTGAGGTAGCCGATAGCAGTCTGAAACTAGATTGTGAAACCAAAGCTAAAGCCTACTCAAAAGCAGGAATTATTGATTATTGGGTGTTGGATGTAGTTGGTCGTCAATTGCATGTTTTCCGCCAACCAGCTGAAGATGGCTATCAAAGTGAAGAGACTTTATCAGAAGATAGCACTATTTCACCTTTAGAGTTTCCTGATTTGCAGATTGGGGTATTTGAGATGTTACCGCTGGTAGTTAAGTTGTAG